Proteins encoded together in one Miscanthus floridulus cultivar M001 chromosome 16, ASM1932011v1, whole genome shotgun sequence window:
- the LOC136512594 gene encoding cysteine-rich receptor-like protein kinase 44 — protein sequence MDSEDKIHDHLEVTSKCDHDVLLKNEEEFKPIYLPMSLLKAITKNFSDGLEIGRGGFAVIYKGLLKRGGTVAVKKLLNSICMDDNQFQKEVSCLMRVGHKNIVRFLGYCADTQGKMEDYKGKFILADERQRLLCFEYLPNGSLEKYINDASGGLEWNKRYKIIKGICEGLQYLHENNIVHLDLKPANILLNDNMVPKISDFGLSRCFEEMQSRTVTSTLIGSMGYLAPEFFSGEITRKLDIYSLGVIIAEMLTGQKGHSPVENVLECWRKRFGESSPDTEKLLEQVRVCAKIRMSCGNLDPTKRPDIQQITAILNEPSDSDEFPEVDFEEVFSSLVTMQHTERMLSTRSWWWNSHISPQNSKWLADNIEEMEMGVKEMIKYVEADADSFARKAEMYYKTRPLLMSHVEKFYRQYRSLAERYHDLTDNLRKSTPISLHSNDSDILKSDSET from the exons ATGGATTCTGAAGATAAGATACATGATCACCTGGAGGTCACATCTAAATGCGACCATGACGTGCTTCTTAAAAATGAAGAAGAATTCAAGCCAATATACCTGCCAATGTCACTTCTAAAGGCGATCACTAAAAACTTCTCTGATGGTCTGGAAATTGGCAGGGGTGGGTTTGCTGTCATTTACAAG GGACTGCTTAAAAGAGGTGGAACCGTAGCCGTGAAGAAGCTACTGAATTCAATTTGTATGGATGATAATCAATTCCAAAAAGAGGTTAGCTGTCTGATGAGGGTGGGACACAAAAATATAGTACGGTTTCTGGGATACTGTGCTGATACACAAGGGAAAATGGAAGACTACAAGGGAAAGTTTATCCTGGCAGATGAAAGACAGAGGTTGCTCTGCTTTGAATACCTTCCTAATGGGAGTCTTGAAAAGTATATCAACG ATGCGTCCGGTGGACTGGAGTGGAATAAGCGTTATAAAATTATCAAAGGAATTTGTGAGGGCCTACAATATCTTCATGAGAATAATATTGTTCACTTAGATCTCAAACCTGCCAATATACTGCTGAACGATAACATGGTCCCAAAAATATCTGATTTTGGTCTCTCAAGGTGTTTCGAAGAAATGCAAAGTCGAACTGTGACGTCAACACTAATTGGATCCAT GGGATATTTGGCACCAGAATTCTTTAGTGGAGAGATTACTAGAAAGTTGGATATATATAGCCTTGGTGTTATAATCGCAGAGATGCTGACTGGGCAGAAAGGACATTCCCCAGTTGAAAAT GTGCTTGAATGCTGGAGAAAACGATTTGGAGAATCATCCCCAGACACAGAGAAGCTGTTGGAACAAGTAAGAGTATGCGCTAAGATAAGAATGAGCTGTGGGAACCTTGACCCAACAAAGAGACCAGATATCCAGCAAATCACAGCAATACTCAATGAGCCGTCCGACTCCGATGAGTTTCCAGAG GTTGACTTCGAGGAGGTTTTCTCATCGTTAGTGACAATGCAGCACACGGAAAGAATGCTGTCAACAAGATCATGGTGGTGGAACAGCCATATTAGCCCCCAAAACTCGAAATGGCTAGCTGATAATATAGAAG AGATGGAGATGGGGGTTAAAGAGATGATTAAGTATGTCGAGGCCGATGCTGATTCTTTCGCAAGAAAGGCTGAGATGTATTACAAAACACGGCCTTTGCTTATGAGTCATGTTGAAAAATTCTATCGGCAGTACCGTTCTCTTGCTGAGCGTTATCATGATTTGACTGATAATTTGCGCAAGAGCACTCCGATATCACTGCATTCTAATGACTCTGATATATTGAAGTCTGATTCTGAGACGTAG
- the LOC136512595 gene encoding cysteine-rich receptor-like protein kinase 44, which yields MDSEDKIHDHLEVTSKCDHDVLLKNEEEFKPIYLPMSLLKAITKNFSDGLEIGRGGFAVVYKGLLKRGGTVAVKKLLNSICMDDNQFQKEVSCLMRVGHKNIVRFLGYCADTQGKMEDYKGKFILADERQRLLCFEYLPNGSLEKYINDASGGLEWNKRYKIIKGICEGLQYLHENNIVHLDLKPANILLNGNMVPKISDFGLSRCFEEMQSRTVTSTLIGSMGYLAPEFFSGEITRNNNNNKAFKSQTS from the exons ATGGATTCTGAAGATAAGATACATGATCACCTGGAGGTCACATCTAAATGCGACCATGACGTGCTTCTTAAAAATGAAGAAGAATTCAAGCCGATATACCTGCCAATGTCACTTCTAAAGGCGATCACTAAAAACTTCTCTGATGGTCTGGAAATTGGCAGGGGCGGGTTTGCTGTCGTTTACAAG GGACTGCTTAAAAGAGGTGGAACCGTAGCCGTGAAGAAGCTACTGAATTCAATTTGTATGGATGATAATCAATTCCAAAAAGAGGTTAGCTGTCTGATGAGGGTGGGACACAAAAATATAGTACGGTTTCTGGGATACTGTGCTGATACACAAGGGAAAATGGAAGACTACAAGGGAAAGTTTATCCTGGCAGATGAAAGACAGAGGTTGCTCTGCTTTGAATACCTTCCTAACGGGAGTCTTGAAAAGTATATCAATG ATGCGTCTGGTGGACTGGAGTGGAATAAGCGTTATAAAATTATCAAAGGAATTTGTGAGGGCCTACAATATCTTCATGAGAATAATATTGTTCACTTAGATCTCAAGCCTGCCAATATACTGCTGAACGGTAACATGGTCCCAAAAATATCTGATTTTGGTCTCTCAAGGTGTTTCGAAGAAATGCAAAGTCGAACTGTGACGTCAACACTAATTGGATCCAT GGGATATTTGGCACCAGAATTCTTTAGTGGAGAGATTACaagaaacaacaacaacaacaaagcctttaagtcccaaacaagttag